The following coding sequences are from one Pusillimonas sp. DMV24BSW_D window:
- a CDS encoding cupin domain-containing protein codes for MFSANATPTKIMNLTAFGPGGKAKVHYHRDFETAIYGISGRIGLYHGAQLEDYCLIEPGTFCFIPPGVPHIAFNLSDSEPATAISSRNDAAEQENVALVPELEGLRDKDIEEKKRR; via the coding sequence ATGTTTTCTGCAAATGCGACCCCTACAAAAATAATGAACCTGACAGCCTTTGGCCCCGGTGGTAAAGCTAAGGTGCATTATCACCGTGACTTTGAAACGGCTATTTATGGCATATCAGGCCGAATCGGGCTCTATCACGGCGCCCAATTAGAGGATTACTGCCTGATAGAGCCAGGCACCTTCTGTTTTATTCCGCCTGGTGTCCCGCATATTGCATTTAATTTATCCGACTCTGAACCCGCTACTGCTATTTCCTCACGGAATGATGCGGCGGAACAAGAGAATGTGGCGCTAGTTCCAGAGTTGGAAGGCCTGCGCGATAAGGATATTGAAGAAAAGAAGCGTCGTTGA
- a CDS encoding LLM class flavin-dependent oxidoreductase, whose amino-acid sequence MTDTIDIKYSMFSVQDHYPVEKYPEHTRTVEQLYSEVIDQAKLAEALGYDTFFVAEHHFHEYGTVPNPAVMLAYLAGQTRRLRLGSAISLLTFHNPLTIAENYAMVDILSGGRVFLGVGSGYLKHEFDGYGINGAEKRERFDENLEIVSRLLQGERLSYEGKFNQIDNVQLNVRPLQHPHPPIAVAILRKEAAYHVGLKGHNILCVPYGSLDHWDDLGELAGEFQRGRKEGEKPAKPGDAAFVFHTFVGETEDEVRQSAAECFDLYVRTRLYAKSQTYDDIMNSGLSLFGTPDTVAEKVAHLYKLGVSHVMTLHNFGHLPETQVHRSMKLFAQEVMPRVRALLRRDQVEKAGEAV is encoded by the coding sequence ATGACGGACACAATTGACATTAAATACTCAATGTTCTCGGTACAGGACCACTATCCCGTCGAGAAGTACCCTGAGCATACGAGAACCGTTGAGCAGTTGTACTCCGAGGTCATCGATCAGGCTAAGCTCGCGGAAGCGCTTGGATACGACACCTTTTTTGTCGCGGAGCACCACTTTCATGAATATGGAACGGTTCCGAACCCGGCAGTAATGTTGGCATATCTGGCAGGCCAGACGCGTCGCCTGCGCTTGGGTTCTGCAATCTCTCTCCTGACATTCCACAACCCACTGACAATCGCTGAAAATTACGCAATGGTTGATATTCTGTCGGGTGGCCGGGTCTTTTTGGGCGTGGGTTCGGGCTATTTGAAACACGAGTTTGATGGCTATGGCATCAATGGTGCTGAAAAACGTGAGCGATTTGATGAGAACCTAGAAATCGTCTCGCGTTTGCTGCAGGGAGAGCGACTAAGCTACGAAGGTAAGTTCAATCAAATTGATAATGTTCAATTAAACGTACGTCCGTTGCAGCATCCGCATCCGCCTATAGCTGTCGCTATCCTCAGAAAAGAAGCCGCATATCACGTCGGGCTGAAAGGCCACAACATCTTATGCGTACCCTACGGATCCCTAGATCATTGGGACGACCTGGGGGAATTGGCCGGTGAGTTTCAACGCGGCAGAAAGGAAGGTGAAAAGCCCGCTAAGCCTGGCGATGCAGCGTTTGTATTTCACACCTTCGTGGGTGAGACTGAAGACGAAGTACGCCAATCAGCCGCTGAGTGTTTTGACTTGTATGTCCGCACGCGGCTGTACGCAAAAAGTCAGACTTATGACGATATTATGAATAGCGGACTTTCACTGTTTGGTACGCCGGATACCGTTGCCGAGAAGGTCGCACATCTATATAAGCTGGGGGTATCCCATGTGATGACGCTACATAATTTTGGGCACTTGCCTGAAACTCAGGTGCATCGCTCAATGAAGCTCTTCGCGCAAGAAGTGATGCCGAGAGTTCGTGCACTCCTGCGTCGAGATCAGGTCGAGAAAGCGGGCGAGGCGGTCTGA
- a CDS encoding flavin reductase family protein yields the protein MGEPSRLPEGPGGQAQLCQMKLRSALAQFATGVAVITTVTSDNANVGLTVNSFSSVSLSPPLVLWSLAKKSQNLKLFEERHAFAVNVLTTAQVEVSNRFARAVDDRFRDIDWKPGIDAVPLISGCVATFECRTRHIIDAGDHKIFIGEVVRFNSDSAEPLLFLNSRYHRAIPLV from the coding sequence ATGGGTGAGCCGTCACGCCTTCCCGAAGGTCCAGGCGGTCAGGCTCAGCTTTGCCAAATGAAGTTGCGTTCCGCCTTGGCCCAGTTCGCAACCGGTGTGGCCGTCATCACGACGGTCACATCCGATAACGCGAATGTGGGTCTAACAGTGAATTCTTTTTCTTCTGTTTCCCTAAGCCCACCGCTGGTCCTGTGGAGCTTGGCAAAAAAATCACAGAACTTGAAGTTGTTTGAAGAAAGACACGCATTTGCGGTCAATGTACTCACCACTGCTCAGGTCGAAGTATCTAACCGTTTTGCGCGTGCTGTTGATGACAGGTTCCGCGATATTGATTGGAAACCCGGCATTGATGCGGTACCGTTGATTTCGGGTTGTGTTGCCACTTTTGAATGTCGTACGCGCCACATCATCGACGCAGGAGACCACAAGATATTTATTGGTGAGGTCGTCCGTTTCAACAGCGATAGTGCAGAACCCTTGCTTTTTCTGAATAGTCGTTATCACCGCGCAATCCCCTTGGTTTGA
- a CDS encoding TRAP transporter substrate-binding protein yields the protein MMRLLELKKFVAGLVLALPVIGAQAETVLQLNNWLPPGHFIFTEVLKPWGDDVAAATQGRVRINITTSSLGPPARQFDMARQGIADITWSTQGYTPGRFLSSEGVELPFLSDSAEALSVAYWRTHKAHFEKLNEYAGVKLLSLHVQPPGELFTIKKPVHSLDDLKDLKIRIVGPVTANLMEQAGGVAVAAPVSQIYELVSSGVVDGTFLTTDSIPHMRMTDQLHHRTTVNGGFYNTSFFLVMNQKSWDKLLPEDQKAIEQLSGEAFAKRVGKIWDEKRAYGEKQFEEHNGQHIQIQGAALENLKAKMDKVRAQWVASITERGVDGDAALKMVQEEVKNYSSQ from the coding sequence ATGATGAGATTGCTGGAACTAAAAAAATTCGTGGCAGGCCTGGTTCTGGCGCTACCGGTTATCGGGGCTCAGGCAGAAACCGTCTTACAGTTGAATAACTGGTTACCGCCTGGTCATTTCATTTTTACGGAAGTTTTGAAGCCTTGGGGAGACGATGTGGCTGCGGCAACGCAGGGGCGCGTACGTATCAACATTACAACGTCATCACTTGGCCCACCCGCTCGTCAGTTTGATATGGCTCGCCAGGGTATCGCCGATATCACCTGGAGCACCCAAGGCTACACACCGGGTCGTTTCTTATCGAGTGAAGGTGTGGAGTTACCATTTCTTAGTGACAGTGCGGAAGCGCTTTCGGTTGCTTATTGGCGTACGCACAAAGCGCACTTTGAAAAGCTGAACGAGTACGCTGGAGTCAAACTGTTGTCATTACATGTTCAACCACCGGGAGAACTGTTTACGATAAAAAAACCCGTTCACAGCCTGGATGATTTGAAGGATCTCAAGATCAGGATTGTAGGGCCGGTTACCGCCAATCTAATGGAACAAGCGGGTGGTGTTGCGGTTGCCGCACCCGTGTCGCAAATTTACGAGCTTGTTTCATCCGGCGTCGTCGACGGCACCTTTCTAACGACTGACAGCATTCCCCACATGAGAATGACGGATCAGTTACATCATCGCACTACGGTTAATGGCGGGTTTTACAACACAAGCTTTTTTCTGGTAATGAATCAGAAATCGTGGGATAAGCTGTTACCCGAAGACCAGAAAGCAATTGAGCAGCTATCAGGGGAGGCTTTTGCAAAACGCGTAGGCAAGATTTGGGATGAGAAACGTGCGTACGGCGAAAAGCAGTTTGAAGAGCACAATGGTCAACACATTCAAATTCAGGGCGCCGCCCTGGAAAACCTGAAAGCGAAAATGGATAAAGTTCGCGCACAATGGGTCGCCTCAATAACAGAGCGGGGGGTTGATGGTGATGCGGCCCTGAAAATGGTGCAAGAGGAAGTGAAAAACTATAGCTCTCAATGA
- a CDS encoding VOC family protein → MTISVKGLHHVAWRCADAEETRHFYEDILGLPLAHIIKADRVPSTREHMPYVHIFFEFRDGSYIAFFDVNDGKGNTLHPEMPEWIPHFAMELDSREELLAMKKRLENHGIDVIGVVDHHFVQSIYFFDPNGVRLEFTVRTETQAYLDQARTQARRSLDAWTATKRAGLDKAAEPLSSPELNG, encoded by the coding sequence ATGACTATTTCTGTTAAAGGACTTCATCATGTCGCGTGGCGCTGCGCTGATGCTGAAGAAACCCGACATTTTTACGAAGACATACTGGGTCTGCCACTCGCACACATTATCAAGGCTGATAGGGTGCCATCTACGCGCGAACATATGCCTTATGTTCACATATTTTTTGAGTTCCGCGACGGCTCCTACATTGCTTTTTTCGACGTAAATGATGGAAAAGGCAACACATTGCACCCGGAAATGCCGGAATGGATTCCCCATTTCGCCATGGAGCTCGATTCACGCGAAGAACTGCTGGCAATGAAAAAACGCCTTGAGAATCATGGCATCGACGTGATTGGCGTCGTCGATCACCATTTCGTTCAATCTATTTATTTCTTTGACCCCAACGGCGTGCGTCTGGAGTTCACCGTTCGCACTGAAACGCAGGCGTATTTAGATCAGGCTCGCACACAAGCTCGCCGGTCTCTGGACGCCTGGACGGCGACCAAACGCGCTGGGCTTGACAAAGCTGCCGAGCCGTTATCCAGCCCTGAACTAAACGGGTAA
- a CDS encoding alpha/beta hydrolase codes for MTTKPPRKIVTEWIHIAFDETSSFVETYGFSGSQGTVNLEGLLLKPQGDSSRTLLVFMHPASTLQLLPMPRKLAQMGFHVLCAGSRFAKNDTALIMEKVVLDLGAYIKEAKHNRGYEKVVLMGWSGGGALSAFYQAQAEHPSITNTPAGDPVDIAGAGLIPADAVVFQAAHLSRARMLSEMIDPSVKNESDPDDRVLEMDIYDPRNPNQPPYSKAFIEEYRTNQLKRIRKIRQWVLETLDDLKRRNTLEMERGFVTHRTMAEPRFLDSTLDPNGRRPGWCYMGHPETANNGPIGLGRFSTLRSWLSQWSINDSNADGLSCAAHISKPALVVENEADDAVPQPHPGMMFDALGSQDKTMHVIAGATHYYKGQPEHLNQAAAILTSWMASRKLIDF; via the coding sequence ATGACTACTAAGCCACCCCGGAAAATCGTTACCGAATGGATCCATATCGCCTTCGATGAAACGTCGTCCTTTGTTGAAACTTATGGTTTTTCGGGCAGCCAGGGTACTGTTAATCTGGAAGGGCTTTTACTCAAGCCTCAGGGCGATTCCTCCCGGACCCTTTTGGTGTTTATGCATCCCGCCTCTACACTGCAATTACTTCCAATGCCCCGGAAACTGGCGCAAATGGGGTTTCATGTCTTATGTGCAGGCAGCCGATTTGCAAAGAACGACACCGCGCTAATCATGGAAAAAGTCGTTCTTGATCTTGGTGCCTACATTAAAGAGGCCAAGCACAACAGGGGATATGAAAAAGTCGTTCTTATGGGCTGGAGTGGTGGGGGTGCCCTTTCTGCGTTTTATCAGGCTCAAGCAGAACACCCAAGTATTACGAATACGCCCGCAGGTGATCCTGTCGATATCGCAGGCGCAGGCCTGATTCCCGCAGATGCGGTTGTGTTCCAGGCAGCCCACTTATCGCGTGCGCGTATGCTTTCTGAAATGATTGATCCATCGGTAAAAAACGAAAGTGATCCCGACGACCGGGTGCTTGAAATGGATATCTATGATCCACGCAACCCAAACCAGCCGCCGTACTCGAAAGCTTTTATCGAAGAGTATCGTACGAATCAATTGAAACGCATCCGAAAAATTCGTCAATGGGTTTTAGAAACACTTGATGATTTGAAGCGCCGCAATACCTTGGAAATGGAACGTGGCTTTGTCACACATCGCACAATGGCGGAGCCTCGATTCCTTGATTCGACCCTGGATCCAAATGGCCGTCGCCCGGGCTGGTGCTACATGGGTCATCCCGAAACCGCCAACAATGGTCCGATTGGGCTAGGTCGTTTTTCCACGCTGCGGTCATGGTTATCGCAGTGGTCGATTAACGACTCTAATGCCGATGGTCTTAGTTGCGCCGCGCATATTTCGAAGCCGGCATTAGTAGTGGAAAATGAGGCGGATGACGCAGTTCCCCAACCCCATCCTGGAATGATGTTCGATGCCTTGGGATCGCAAGATAAAACCATGCATGTCATTGCGGGCGCCACCCATTATTACAAAGGACAACCCGAACACTTAAATCAGGCTGCGGCTATCCTTACCAGCTGGATGGCATCGCGCAAACTTATTGACTTTTAA
- a CDS encoding helix-turn-helix transcriptional regulator, protein MNNPPWGRLIDSIGSDDFFNQLRAWLKLSCHVDHIGLFQLHESTISVIACISPEGSGLATERIGRYTSSGLWRFDPSIHHIRQGLKTQGRQHVRVNLDGLSKVFRETLYRGLGDKVVLSGVRNSGAYSLSLFRDDSQNRFAQEDIEGLMHLSESLISAVAKHCELRNCRAHRALRAPIAEIYACIQTEHRLTSRELEVCARIIYGMSHLGIALDLNVGEETVKTYKNRAYQKLGIGSQRELLMWYLSLWNPFNH, encoded by the coding sequence ATGAATAATCCCCCATGGGGCAGGCTAATCGACAGCATTGGAAGTGACGATTTCTTCAATCAACTGCGCGCCTGGCTTAAGCTCAGTTGCCACGTTGATCACATCGGCCTGTTTCAACTGCACGAGTCGACTATCTCTGTAATTGCCTGCATTAGCCCCGAAGGAAGTGGTCTTGCCACCGAACGGATTGGTCGCTATACATCAAGTGGATTGTGGCGGTTTGATCCTTCAATACATCACATCCGCCAAGGATTGAAGACCCAAGGCCGGCAACATGTCAGAGTCAATCTTGACGGGCTATCCAAGGTTTTTCGAGAAACGCTGTACAGAGGTCTGGGTGACAAAGTCGTTCTTAGCGGTGTTCGAAACTCGGGGGCCTACAGCCTAAGTCTTTTCAGGGATGATTCTCAAAACCGGTTTGCGCAAGAAGATATCGAAGGTTTAATGCATTTAAGTGAGTCTCTCATTTCAGCGGTTGCCAAACATTGCGAACTCAGAAACTGTCGGGCCCATCGAGCGTTACGGGCCCCGATTGCTGAAATTTATGCCTGTATTCAGACAGAACACAGACTGACATCCCGCGAGCTTGAGGTCTGCGCTCGAATTATTTACGGAATGAGTCACCTGGGCATTGCCCTTGATCTGAATGTTGGTGAAGAAACCGTTAAAACATATAAAAATCGAGCCTATCAGAAGCTTGGCATTGGCAGCCAACGCGAGCTTTTGATGTGGTACCTGTCTTTGTGGAATCCATTCAATCACTAA
- a CDS encoding TRAP transporter small permease: MKNHNEFSTHHIFVVIPQFLGKCAALFLLIMMSLMFADVLGRYFFSNPISGAYELTEILLALVVFFALPLVTHEKGHITVALFDAWLSDTIKRIKSLAINLTMVVIQGVMTWRLYLHASDMIAYGDVSMFLRIPYGWIACTMTVMAAVSTLFSLVLALGDILRSNNQGDAQ, from the coding sequence ATGAAAAATCACAACGAATTTTCAACCCACCACATTTTCGTGGTTATCCCCCAGTTCCTTGGCAAATGTGCTGCTTTATTTCTATTGATAATGATGTCGCTCATGTTCGCCGATGTACTTGGGCGTTATTTTTTCAGCAATCCAATTAGTGGTGCGTACGAACTGACGGAAATTCTATTAGCTTTGGTCGTTTTTTTTGCTTTACCCCTGGTTACTCATGAGAAAGGGCACATCACCGTTGCCTTGTTCGACGCATGGCTGAGTGACACCATTAAAAGAATAAAAAGTTTGGCAATTAATTTGACGATGGTCGTTATTCAGGGTGTGATGACATGGCGTCTTTACCTGCATGCCAGCGACATGATCGCATATGGTGACGTTTCCATGTTTCTGCGAATTCCGTACGGCTGGATTGCCTGCACCATGACAGTAATGGCCGCTGTTTCCACCCTTTTTTCCCTGGTTCTGGCCCTTGGCGATATTCTTCGGTCTAACAACCAGGGAGACGCGCAATGA